One Anaeromusa acidaminophila DSM 3853 genomic window, GAAAACGCCTGGCACGCTTAAGCAGCCCTCCAGGCCCTTTTGACAACCTTCCTTTTCCAAAAGCACCGGATTAATCAACTCAATTAAGCCTTCGCCTACGTCAATAACAACGATTCGCAATTCTACGCCCACCTGTGGCGCGGCCAGACCAACGCCGTCTGCCACCTGCATCGTTTCCGCCATATCGTCTAACAATTTTTTGATTTTCCCTGTAACTTTTTCCACGGCTTGGCACTGTTTTTTCAAAACAGGATCGCCAGCTTTGCGTATTTCTAGAGTAGCCATTGTGGCCCCCTCCTTTTTACACTTGATAGTACTTCGCAATATCTTATTGTATCATAAGCAAGCTGAAAACTCCATGAACAGTATCTTACATATCTGTCAAATTCGGCTATAATTAGGTTCTTTTTATAATACATGCAGGGGGTCCACGTCAATCGTAATCTGAGGATCGCCTTCAATGGGCAATCTACATAAAGCCTCTTTTACGACTTCAGGCTGATGACATTTTAAAAACAACTGCATTCGAAACAAATTTTGAATTCTTGCCAATGGAGCCGGACAGGGTCCCATAATATCTGCAGCTTCTTGAGGCAGCTCCGCTTTTAAAATCTCCGCTATCTGTGCGGCTTTATGCTGCGCAGATAGTTCTTCTTCTACGGCGATTGTCAAAGAAATCAAGCGTGAAAAAGGAGGATACCCCAAAGCTTTGCGAAAAGACCTCTCTTCTTGACAAAAGCGAGGAAAATCTTGTAGCTGCGCCGTTGCAACAGCGTAATGTTCCGGATTATACGTCTGTACAACTACGTTACCGGCTTTTTCTCTTCTCCCAGCTCTGCCTGCCGCCTGGGTAATCAAGGAAAAGGCCCGCTCCGCCGCTCGAAAGTCCGGCAAATGAAGAGAACTATCAGCCGCAATTACGCCTACAGCCGTTACAAAGGGCAGATCGTGACCTTTCGCCACCATTTGCGTTCCCAGCAAAATATCATACCGCCGTTCCCGAAAAGCCGTTAAAATATCTTCGTGCGCATGCTTACGTCCTACCGTATCCTGATCCATTCGGGCGATTCTCGCCTCCGGCCAATTGCATCGCAATTCTTCTTCTAGTTTTTGCGTACCACTGCCAAAAAAACGAATATAACGACTGGAGCAAACAGGGCAAACATCAGGTACATGTTCCTGGTAATCACAATAATGACAGCGCAGTATTTTGGCGGACGCATGATAAACAAGCGAAACGCTGCAATGTGGACATTCCATAGTATGGCCGCATTCTCGGCACATAACAAAGGTGGCGTAGCCGCGTCGATTCAAGAGGATAATAGCCTGCTCTTGCTGTGTTAAAGCCGCGTCTAGAGCGGCTCGCAGCTGACGCGAAAGAATTTTGCGATTTCCCATCTTTAACTCCTGCCGCATGTCCACAATCGTCACTTGCGGCAACGGAGCCGCAGTAGCCCGCTCCGGCAGCTCCAGCAACATTCCTTCTCGGCTTACAGCCCGCTCATACGTTTCCAGTGAAGGAGTTGCGCTGCCCAAAAGCAAGACCGCCCCTGTTTGGCGGCAGCGTTCCCGCGCTACGTCACGCGCATGGTATCTTGGCCGCTCCTCCTGTTTATAAGCGCCGTCATGCTCCTCATCCAGAATCACCAGCCCTAAGCGATGCGCCGGTGCAAAAACAGCCGAACGAGCGCCGATAATTACGCTGGCTTGACCGCTGTGAATACGGTCCCAAGCATCCAGCCTCTCTCCTTCGGAAAGACGGCTGTGCCATACAACAACCTGCTGTTCTCCAAGAACGGCGCGAAACCGCCGTACCAATTGTCCTGTCAAGCCAATTTCCGGCACTAGAACAATAGCCTGCTGTTTATTACACAGCACCTTGCGCACAGCTTCTAAATACACCCGCGTCTTACCGCTCCCGGTAACGCCAAAAAGCAAAAACTCCTGAGTCTCTTTCCCGTCCAATCCCTTGTCAAGCGCCGCCATCGCCTGCTGCTGCGCCTCGTTCAGCGGTTCTAGTTCGCTTGCGCCCTCGCTCAAATAGATGTCCTGACGATATACACGTCGTTCCTCGCGTCGAACCAGACCGGCATCTGTCAATGCTTTCAACACCCCTAGGCTAATACCGCTTTGAGCCAGTTGAGAACGCTGCAGAAAAGGATGCTCCCACAGCCACTGCAAAGCCGCCGCTTGGGCTTTCTTCCGTTCCAGTCCAAGCAGCGCCGATTGCCTTTCCTCCAAGGAAAGTTCTTGGGCCAACCAAATGGATTCGGTCTTCTCCTGGGTCCGCCGTCGTCCTTGCCAATAACTTTTCGCCAAACCCAGGCGACACCAGCGGCGTAAAATACGGATGCCGTCCTCTCCCGCCTGTTGGCAAAAGCCTTTTTCCGTCCAAGAACTTCGCTCTTTAAACAAATTCCAAAGCGCCAGCTCCGCCAAAGAAAACCCTTCCGGCTCCTCTTCACCGGCAAAATAAATCCGTTCTGTACGTACGCTGCGCTTGCCGGGCACAAAAAGGCGCAGCGCTTCGGCCAAAGTGCATAAATAATAGCGGCTAAGCCACTGAGCCGTGGACAAGGCCGCTTCATCAAACCAAGGCACTAGGTCCAGACAAGCGTTAATCTCTTTCCAGTTGCTTTCTTCTTCCTGCGAACAACTGCGCACCTGCCAAACAAAGCCTTCTTCCAGTCTGGCTCCAAAGGGAACCAGCACCCGACAGCCGCGCTGAACTTCTTCTTGTAACACATTAGGAATCGCATAGGTAAAAGGTTTTTCCACCCGCCTGGCGGCAATATTCACCAGTACATCCGCCACAACTGTTTCCATCAATTCATCCCTTTCACCCATTGTCGTTATATATCTAGTATAGTGGAAAGCGCCTGGAGATGCCATACAAAAAGCAGGAAGGATTGAACGAGAGTCGCATTCATAAACCCTTTCGCGTATTTCGTGTATTTCGCGGTTCGTTGTCGCCGTCACGATGTATATCTGACCAAGAAAAAACAGCCCTGACCGAGCAAAAAACTCGATCAAGGCTGTTCCTATTACTCTTACATTCCAGCGTCGCTGCGAATGGCAGCGGCTTTGTCTGTCTGCTCCCAAGGAAGCTCGACGTCGGTACGGCCAAAATGACCGTAGGCGGCTGTTTGGCGATACAAAGGACGACGCAGATCCAGCATTTTGATAATGCCCGCAGGCCGCAGATCAAAGTGCTTTTTAATCAGCTCTGCAATCAAGGTTTCCTCCACTTTGGCCGTGCCAAAGGTTTCCACCATGATCGATACCGGCTGAGCTACGCCAATGGCATAAGCCAGCTGAATTTCACATTTGTCCGCCAAACCGGCGGCTACGATGTTTTTAGCGACATACCGCGCTGCATAAGCACCGGAGCGATCTACCTTTGTCGGATCCTTGCCGGAGAATGCGCCGCCGCCATGACGAGCCATGCCGCCATAAGTATCAACGATGATTTTACGTCCCGTCAAGCCGGCGTCGCCCTGAGGGCCGCCCACCACAAAACGTCCGGTAGGATTAATATAATACTTGGTTTTATCATCCAAGAATTTTGCTGGCACTACCGGTTCAATGACATGCTTGCGCAAATCCGCTTCGATTTGCTCGCGCGTTACTTCCGGGCCATGCTGCGTGGAAATAACGATCGCGTCGATACGTACAGGCACGCCGTCTTCGTATTCCACAGTGACCTGGGTTTTGCCGTCAGGACGCAGATAGTCTACCACATCGGTCTTGCGAATTTCCGCCAGACGCCGTGATAGGCGATGCGCCAACGCAATCGGCAACGGCATGAATTCCGGAGTTTCGTTCGTAGCATAGCCGAACATCATCCCCTGGTCGCCTGCGCCAATAGCTTCCATTAAATCGGTATTGCCCTGTTTTGCCTCCAACGCCTCATTAACGCCCATGGCAATATCAGGCGACTGCTCGTCAATAGACACCATTACACCGCAAGTATCTCCATCAAAGCCGAACTTGGCGCGAGTATAGCCAATTTCCTTTACCGTCTCCCTGACAATATGCGGAATATCCACATAGCATGAGGTGGTGATTTCACCAACCACATGAACCAGGCCGGTCGTTACTAAGGTCTCGCAAGCCACACGAGCCTGCGGGTCCTTTTCCAGAATGGCGTCCAAAACAGCGTCGGATACTTGATCCGCCAGCTTATCCGGATGTCCTTCTGTTACTGATTCCGATGTAAATAATACTCGTTTCTTCAAGAATGCTTCGCCTCCTATTTTTCGACTAAAAAAGAAACCCTCCCGAAAAAGGGAGGGAACTTAGTCCTTACTCCCATCTCGCATCAACAGATGCAGGAATTGGCACCGTTTTGCCTTAATAGCAATGGTTGCCGCAGCTTCATCGGGCCAGTCCCTCAGCCAACTCTGGATGGTTTGCTTATGCATTTGTAGAGAAAATACAAATTAAATTATATAGACTGCATCAAGAAAAAGCAACTGTTTCAGCCAACATTTTTTCAAGCATATCCCATAAACGGGCTGCCACTTCCTCTTTAGACAGTTGCGGCCACTCCTCCATGGCGCCGTCACGACGCAATATCTTGACAATATTGGTATCGCTTTGAAAACCAGCGCCAGGCATAGTCACGTCATTAGCCACAATTAAATCCAAATTCTTCTTTTCTAGCTTTTCTCTGGCGTGAGTAAGAAGCTCTCGAGTTTCCGCCGCAAAGCCCACTAACAATTGGCTCTGTTTCTTTTCACCCAATTCTTTGAGAATATCAGGATTTTTCCTCAAAACCAACGTCAGTTGTTCATCATTCTTTTTAATTTTATGCTCCGCCGGATGCTCAACCGCATAGTCGGCCACAGCCGCCGCCTTGACTACCACCTGTACCTTTGGAAATTCACGCAGCACCGCTTCGCGCATCTGCGCCGCTGATTCCACATTGATTCGCGTTACCCCCGCAGGCGTCTCCAGCGCAACCGGACCAGAAACAAGAATAACCTCGGCCCCGCGACGCGCCGCCTGAGCGGCAATGGCATAACCCATCTTGCCGCTGGAGCGGTTGCCCAGATAGCGCACCGGATCAATAGGCTCTCTTGTACCGCCAGCCGTCACCAGCACCCGTACGCCTTGGAGACTTTTCTTTTCTCTCAGCACAGCCGCTGCCGCCTCGACAATTTCCACCGGCTCCGGCAAGCGCCCCGGGCCTTCGGTACCACAGGCCAGCTTGCCGCAGGCTGGCGGCAAAATAGAATACCCCAACTCCGCCAGCGTCCGCAGATTTTTCTGCACAATCGGATTAAGATACATATTGGTATTCATCGCTGGCGCCAGCAACACTGGAGCTTGCGTCGCCATAATGGTTGTTGAAAGCATATCATCAGCAATACCAGCAGCCAATTTGCCCAGAATATTAGCAGTAGCCGGCGCTACGATAAATAAATCCGCCGCCGTTGCTAACGCAATATGCTCCACATGCCAATTTTTAGGCTCATCCCACATGCTGACAACCACCGGCTGGCCGCTCAATTCCCGAAA contains:
- the coaBC gene encoding bifunctional phosphopantothenoylcysteine decarboxylase/phosphopantothenate--cysteine ligase CoaBC, with product MPFTGKTVVVGVCGGIAAYKAVELVSRLRKQMATVHVIMTQHAAEFVTPLTFRELSGQPVVVSMWDEPKNWHVEHIALATAADLFIVAPATANILGKLAAGIADDMLSTTIMATQAPVLLAPAMNTNMYLNPIVQKNLRTLAELGYSILPPACGKLACGTEGPGRLPEPVEIVEAAAAVLREKKSLQGVRVLVTAGGTREPIDPVRYLGNRSSGKMGYAIAAQAARRGAEVILVSGPVALETPAGVTRINVESAAQMREAVLREFPKVQVVVKAAAVADYAVEHPAEHKIKKNDEQLTLVLRKNPDILKELGEKKQSQLLVGFAAETRELLTHAREKLEKKNLDLIVANDVTMPGAGFQSDTNIVKILRRDGAMEEWPQLSKEEVAARLWDMLEKMLAETVAFS
- the def gene encoding peptide deformylase; translated protein: MATLEIRKAGDPVLKKQCQAVEKVTGKIKKLLDDMAETMQVADGVGLAAPQVGVELRIVVIDVGEGLIELINPVLLEKEGCQKGLEGCLSVPGVFGEVERYEKVVVEGLNRSGRKIRVTGSGLLARALQHEMDHLDGVLFVEKADSLQKEGASS
- the metK gene encoding methionine adenosyltransferase, coding for MKKRVLFTSESVTEGHPDKLADQVSDAVLDAILEKDPQARVACETLVTTGLVHVVGEITTSCYVDIPHIVRETVKEIGYTRAKFGFDGDTCGVMVSIDEQSPDIAMGVNEALEAKQGNTDLMEAIGAGDQGMMFGYATNETPEFMPLPIALAHRLSRRLAEIRKTDVVDYLRPDGKTQVTVEYEDGVPVRIDAIVISTQHGPEVTREQIEADLRKHVIEPVVPAKFLDDKTKYYINPTGRFVVGGPQGDAGLTGRKIIVDTYGGMARHGGGAFSGKDPTKVDRSGAYAARYVAKNIVAAGLADKCEIQLAYAIGVAQPVSIMVETFGTAKVEETLIAELIKKHFDLRPAGIIKMLDLRRPLYRQTAAYGHFGRTDVELPWEQTDKAAAIRSDAGM
- the priA gene encoding primosomal protein N', which codes for METVVADVLVNIAARRVEKPFTYAIPNVLQEEVQRGCRVLVPFGARLEEGFVWQVRSCSQEEESNWKEINACLDLVPWFDEAALSTAQWLSRYYLCTLAEALRLFVPGKRSVRTERIYFAGEEEPEGFSLAELALWNLFKERSSWTEKGFCQQAGEDGIRILRRWCRLGLAKSYWQGRRRTQEKTESIWLAQELSLEERQSALLGLERKKAQAAALQWLWEHPFLQRSQLAQSGISLGVLKALTDAGLVRREERRVYRQDIYLSEGASELEPLNEAQQQAMAALDKGLDGKETQEFLLFGVTGSGKTRVYLEAVRKVLCNKQQAIVLVPEIGLTGQLVRRFRAVLGEQQVVVWHSRLSEGERLDAWDRIHSGQASVIIGARSAVFAPAHRLGLVILDEEHDGAYKQEERPRYHARDVARERCRQTGAVLLLGSATPSLETYERAVSREGMLLELPERATAAPLPQVTIVDMRQELKMGNRKILSRQLRAALDAALTQQEQAIILLNRRGYATFVMCRECGHTMECPHCSVSLVYHASAKILRCHYCDYQEHVPDVCPVCSSRYIRFFGSGTQKLEEELRCNWPEARIARMDQDTVGRKHAHEDILTAFRERRYDILLGTQMVAKGHDLPFVTAVGVIAADSSLHLPDFRAAERAFSLITQAAGRAGRREKAGNVVVQTYNPEHYAVATAQLQDFPRFCQEERSFRKALGYPPFSRLISLTIAVEEELSAQHKAAQIAEILKAELPQEAADIMGPCPAPLARIQNLFRMQLFLKCHQPEVVKEALCRLPIEGDPQITIDVDPLHVL